The DNA segment TCAAGCCGTATCGGGTGCGGGGGGAAGCAAGCGCAAAACGCTGGCAGCGGGCCGGGCTGCCAGCCAAGCTGGTGAAGCGCCGGCTGAAAACCCTGTGTGTCCGGCGGGCATTTCTGAGCCATTATCCGGACATCCCGGAGGAGGATCTGCGGGTCTGGAAACGACATTTGTATACACCGGGACAATTGAAGCAGCAATTGCCGTGGCAGTATATAGTTGCGTAGGGTTCAGGGTGTCGTTTTGTTATTACTCAGGATAGATTGCCTGTTCAGATCAGCCACGGTATACTGCATCGACTATGACTATGGAATCCTTGCTTTTGCAGGTGTTCGATCCGCCGCTTCCCTGGAAACGGTTTTCTGGCACCCTCGGGGTAGATTTAGCTCTTGGGCTGCTGGATAGTCGAACATTATATATCAATTTCAAGTGTGCCGACTCCCTGCAGGACATGATCGTGAACCTGCGGATGAGTCCGCAGCGCATACCCGGCAGAAGCGAGTGTATTCGCGTGCATCGTGGCATGCTGCGGGCGTACCTGGAGGTGCAACCCGATATTCATGCCATGGTGTACACTCAGGGGCTGCAACGGGTTGTCATCCAGGGATTCAGTCTGGGTGCCGGACTGGCACTGCTATGCGGTGAAGATCTGGCCCGGCTGAGAGAACAGGACCCCCGCCTGGCACAGCTTGAACTGACCGAACACGGTCTGAGCTGTGTTGCCGGCGCACCGCGGGTTCTGTATCGCGGTGGTGACAGTGAACTCTTTTCCCGTCGTACCAGGGGTATGCTGCGTGTGGTTAACCATAATGATACCGTGACCAGGCTTCCCCATGCCTGGATGGGGTATCGACATACCGGTGAGCTGGTGGCTATCGGTACCCGCCGGCTCTGGCCTTTCAGCCTGCGCTCGTTCCTGGAGCATGCCCCGCAGTCGTACCTCGGTCATGTGCGTACCCCGGATTATCGTGACACCAGGAACAGCAACCCGTTCTACCGCGACTCTCTGATCTATACCCTGGGAGTACATGCAGGATTGATGTATATAGTACGCAGCCTGCTGCGGTTGGGTGTTTCCTGAGTGATCTTGAAACGGTGTCCTGTGCTGCGTAACCACACGCCGACCCGCACCGTATAAGCGCGGGAGCGGGAAACTGATCACTAAACTGGCGGTCAGCCAGATGGCTGCTCGGCGGTAGCCAAGCGTGTTTCCTGCACAAGCAGGCGGCAGACCGGCGCTTGCCAAGTAGCTCCCTGGCTGGCTTCCCGCACAGCCCGGCGTGATGCCCTCACAGACCGGCGGTAGCCAAGCAGCTCCCTGGCCGGCTTCCCTCACAGCCCGGCGGGATTCTGTCACAGCTCGGCGATGCGCCTGGTCAGATCGGCCATCTCGATGGCCGAGAGTGCTGCGTCCCAGCCTTTGTTGCCGGCCTTGGTGCCGGCGCGTTCAAGGGCCTGCTCGATATCATTCGTGGTAATCACCCCGAAGATGATCGGTACACCGGTCTGCAGGCCGGCCTGGGCAATCCCCTTGGCTGCTTCGTTGGCAACAAAATCGAAGTGCGGTGTCGATCCGCGAATAACCGCA comes from the Spirochaeta africana DSM 8902 genome and includes:
- a CDS encoding lipase family protein — encoded protein: MTMESLLLQVFDPPLPWKRFSGTLGVDLALGLLDSRTLYINFKCADSLQDMIVNLRMSPQRIPGRSECIRVHRGMLRAYLEVQPDIHAMVYTQGLQRVVIQGFSLGAGLALLCGEDLARLREQDPRLAQLELTEHGLSCVAGAPRVLYRGGDSELFSRRTRGMLRVVNHNDTVTRLPHAWMGYRHTGELVAIGTRRLWPFSLRSFLEHAPQSYLGHVRTPDYRDTRNSNPFYRDSLIYTLGVHAGLMYIVRSLLRLGVS